The genomic window GCTGCTTGTGCTGGTGGGCGGCAGCCCGCAGGACGCGTTGCGCGCGGCCACCGCGCAGGCGTCGATCAAGCGCTACGGCCTGCAGGTGGTGGCCACCAAGCCGTTCAAGCTCTCGGCCGACCCGCGCGAGCGCGACCTGGCCAATCCGCTGCTGCTTACGGCCGGCAACACCTACGACGCCGTGTGGGTGGTCGACAGCGACGGCGAGTTCGCCCGCACGCTGCCTTACCGCACCGTGCTGCCGCGTCCGGTGGTGGGCGACGGCGGGCTGGTGGCGCTGGCCTGGCATGCGCAGTTCGAGCGGTATGGTGCGCCTCAGGTCTCGCGGCGATTTGCCAAGGCCGCCAAGCGGCCGATGACGGCGCACGACTGGTCTGCGTGGATGGCCGGCAAGACGCTGGCGGCCATCGCCATTGCGGCGCCCAAGGGCCCGAACGCGGCCTGGGCGCAGGCAATCGCGAAGAGTGCGCTGGACGGCTCCAAGGGCACCGGCCTGAGTTTTCGCGCCTGGGACGGCCAGCTGCGCCAGCCCATGCTGCTGACCGACGGCCAGGGCGTGATTGCGCAGGCGCCGGCCGAAGGCGTGCTGCATGCCCGCAATGTGCTCGACACGCTGGGGGCCGATGCGCCGGAGAAGCTATGTCCGAACGCGCGCTGAAAACCGAAACGCCCTCCAGCGAGCACGCCGGGCCGGCCGCGCGGCGGGGCCTCGGCCACGCGCTGCAGGCGATGCGCGCCATCGTGCTGCGCGAGCTCTACAAGTTCTCGCAGCAGACCGGGCGGCTGGTGTCGGCGCTGGTGCGGCCGCTGCTGTGGCTGGCTGTTTTTGCGGCGGGCTTTCGCAACGTGTTCGGCGTGGCGATCGTCGAGCCCTATGACACCTACATTCCGTACGACGTCTACATCGTGCCGGGGCTGGTCGGCATGGTGCTGCTGTTCAACGGCATGCAGTCGTCATTGGCCATGGTGTACGACCGCGAGATGGGGCTGATGCGCCTGTTGCTGACGGCGCCGCTGCCGCGGCCATGGCTGCTGTTCTCCAAGCTGTGCGCCACCGCGCTGCTGTCTGTGCTGCAGGCGCTGGTGTTCGTGATCGTGGCGGCGCTCATCGGCACCGAGCTGCCGCTGCTGTCGCTTGCCGGGCTGCATGCGCT from Variovorax paradoxus includes these protein-coding regions:
- a CDS encoding ABC transporter permease, which gives rise to MSERALKTETPSSEHAGPAARRGLGHALQAMRAIVLRELYKFSQQTGRLVSALVRPLLWLAVFAAGFRNVFGVAIVEPYDTYIPYDVYIVPGLVGMVLLFNGMQSSLAMVYDREMGLMRLLLTAPLPRPWLLFSKLCATALLSVLQALVFVIVAALIGTELPLLSLAGLHALVALAAGALMLGALGLLLSVHIKQLENFAGTMNFVIFPMYFLSTALYPLWKLQESGAEWVYQLARFNPFTYAVEWIRFALYGKDPGLAPYVVLGCLIVFFGFACWGYDPQRGFGGLTKRGGGGP
- a CDS encoding branched-chain amino acid ABC transporter substrate-binding protein, whose protein sequence is MRMRAPAQRSAGAWLTAAALVSLIAPVVASAAVLKATLIAPEDDPRMERSRLERAYLGHPGGPLSDGLEVALEEAKFELEAAGTEVSLSTAPADSISAARAAAVAAEKAGAAVLLTDLPADWTLAVADAVKLPVLNLGDASDRLRQQDCRARLFHLMPSERMRSDALAQTLVSRKWSKLLVLVGGSPQDALRAATAQASIKRYGLQVVATKPFKLSADPRERDLANPLLLTAGNTYDAVWVVDSDGEFARTLPYRTVLPRPVVGDGGLVALAWHAQFERYGAPQVSRRFAKAAKRPMTAHDWSAWMAGKTLAAIAIAAPKGPNAAWAQAIAKSALDGSKGTGLSFRAWDGQLRQPMLLTDGQGVIAQAPAEGVLHARNVLDTLGADAPEKLCPNAR